The following is a genomic window from Pectobacterium carotovorum.
GTTGCTGCCACTGCTCATCACTCAGCGTAGGTGCATGAATATAGAAAGCCAGACCGCGTTCCAGACGCAGTACTTTGCTTAATCCACAGTTATGGGCGATATCCGTTGCTTTGGAAGACCACGGTGAAATCGTGCCAGGACGCGGCGTGACCAGTAACAGATGGCCTTGCGGCTCGTGCTCCGCGAGAGAAGGACCATACTTCAGCAAACGTGTCAGTTTGGCCTGTTCATCGGTGTTCAGCGGGGCGCTGACATCGGCGAAATGTACGTATTCAGCATAGATATCGCTAACCGGCAAAACGTGCTCTTTGCAGCGGACCAGCAATTTATTAATACGAAAAGCCGATAAAGCAGGTGAACCACGCAGTATTTCCATAATCTAAAGTTCTCTCGTCTTCGATGCACTGGCTGCGATGCAGCCATTGGGCACAACAGGGGGGAAACGCGCACATTATAGAGAATCCTTCCCCTGGACGAAACCGTTTGCGTGGCGATAATTTCATATCGCATCGGGAGAATGATTAATCGGTGACCAAATCAATAAAAGTTGCACACTGGCGGTTTGTTAAGCAAAATGCCCCCACTCTGGGAAATGACGTATAAAAAAACTGCCGTTACAGACAGACAGGCCACACGGCCGCCGAGAGATAACTATTTGAAGCCTTTAAAATTAAATTATTTTTTCATCGGGATTATCACGTTACTGCTGGCGTTAGCGCTATGGCCTAGCATTCCCTGGCGCAGCAGCCAGGATGTTCAGCTCAGGCAGATCCTCTCACGCGGTGAGTTGCGTATTAGCACCGTCAATTCACCGCTGACTTATGCAATGAGCAACGGATCCCCGACAGGTCTGGATTATGAACTGGCAAAACGTTTCGCCGATTACCTCGGCGTCAAGCTGGTGGTCTCGTCACGTAAGAACCTTGACGAACTGTTTGACGATCTGGACGGTGACGATGCAGACCTGCTGGCTGCCGGACTGATTTATAATCATGAACGTCTGGAACGCTTCCGTGCCGGCCCAACCTACTATTCCATTTCACAACAGATGGTCTACCGCCTTGGATCGCCTCGTCCGAAAACGCTGGACAAGCTGCAAGGCAGGCTCGTCGTTACATCCGGTTCCGCGCACGCGGCGACCCTGCGCGATCTAAAAGCAGAGAAATACCCGCAGCTCAGTTGGGAATCCGCCTCTGACCAGAGCACGCAGGAGTTACTGAAGCAGGTTGCCGACGGCAAGCTGGACTACACGCTGGGTGATTCGGTTACCATTGGCTTGATGCAGCGTATTCATCCGCAGCTCGCCGTCGCCTTCGATCTCAGCGACGAAGAACCCGTCACCTGGTATATGCGTCGTTCGCACGATGACAGCCTGTCTGCCGCGCTGCTGGATTTCTTCAGCCAAATTGTCGAAGACGGCACGCTTGCGCGTCTGGAAGAGAAATATCTTGGTCACGTTGGCGAGTTTGACTATGTCGATACCACCACGTTCCTGAGTGCAATTGATGACACGCTGCCGGATCTGCGCCCGCTGTTTGAAAAATACGCCACCGATATCGACTGGAAGCTCCTGGCCGCCATCTCCTATCAGGAGTCACACTGGAACCCGCTGGCGACCTCTCCTACTGGCGTGCGCGGGCTGATGATGCTCACGCGCAATACCGCAGAAAGCCTGAACGTCACCGATCGGGTCGACCCCGAGCAAAGTATTCGCGGCGGCGCGCAATATATGTCGCATATGATGCAGAAAATGCCGGACACCATCCCGGAAGATGAAAAAATCTGGTTTGCGCTGGCGTCCTACAACATGGGGTACGCCCATCTGCTTGACGCGCGTAAATTGACTGAAAAACAGAAAGGTAACCCCGACAGCTGGGTCGATGTGAAAATGCGCCTGCCGATGCTGAGCCAAAAGCGCTACTACACTCAAACCACCTACGGCTACGCGCGCGGACATGAAGCCTATAACTACGTGGAAAACATTCGGCGTTATATGGTGAGTCTGGAAGGTTACCTGATAGAAAAAGAAGCGAAAGCGCAGCAGCAGACCCAGATCGCACAAGGCTATCCGGCCGTGCCTGTCAGCAAGGTACCGGAATAAGACTACATAGAGAAAGCAAAAACGCTGCGATTCCTGGACTCGTGCTGGTCACGTCAGCCTCATTTTAGGAGAGACACGGGATGAGGTTCCCGCAGGGACACCTCGCCCCGTGGTAGCTCCGTGTATCTCGGTTCTAAAAGATCGGCGTTACGCTATTCCTGCGCGGCGTTTTTCTCGTTTTTTTCTGCCGCCCGACGGGCTTTATGCTGTTCACGGCGCAGGCGAAAGAAGGCGCTGAGCGTGGCAGAACATTCATCAGCCAGAATACCGGATTCAATCATAATCTGATGATTCATGCCGGGGTGGCGCAGAATATCCACCAGCGACCCCGCCGCCCCCGTTTTCTCATCTGACGCACCGTAAACCAGACGGCCAATCCGGCTGTGTATCATCGCACCTGCGCACATAATGCAGGGTTCCAGCGTGACATACAGCGTTGTGTCCAGCAGGCGATAGTTCTGCAACACTTTCCCCCCCTGCCGCAGCGCCATAATCTCAGCGTGCGCGGTAGGATCGTGATGCCCTATCGGCCGATTCCACCCTTCGCCGATCGCTTCGTTATCCAGCACCAGCACCGCGCCAACCGGCACTTCGCCTTCATCCTGAGCGCGCTGAGCCAGCGTTAATGCATGGCGCATCCAGTATTCATCGTTACTCACGTTACTCACATTTCCTCATTCAACAATTCACATTTTGGCGGCGCATTATATCTATATGAAGAGATGAAAAATCAGATGAAAGGATGAAAAAATCATTCGAGCTGTTGCAGGCTACCTTCGGGGGTGACGCGCCAGCGGTGTTCGCAGAAATAGAGCAGCGGATTGTCTTGTTTGCTATCGCTGTAGCCGCTGTAAAGTTTAAGCGGCGCGCCCAGCCGCTGTTCCATCTGAACGACTTTTTCATGCCCCAGACAGCGCAACGTCAATACCCAACCGCCGTAGCGACGCGTAATCTGGCTCCCCATCAGGCGCACGCCGGGTAGGAAAGGTGAATCGTAATAGACCTGTTCCACCAGCCGCTGCGGCGATCCGGTCACTAGCCAGACCTGCGCATCGCTGTCTTCAAGATAGGTTTTCAGCCGCTGCTGAACCTGCGGAAACGGGATGACATCATCGCGAAACTCGCAGACAAACTGCTTTTCCAACTGAACCAGCTCATCTTCATCACGCCCAAACGTAATCGCCCACAGCAGCCAGCTCATCGGCCGCCGCGCCGCGCGACCGCGAATCAATAATCCCAGACCAATAATAGGTAATAGCGGGATAACCAGAACCAGATTTAACGGCAACCGGCGAAGTAAAAAGCGCAAAAAGCTGCCAAACATGTCCTGCTGATGCAACGTGCCATCCAGATCAAAAAAAACAATGCGTTGCTCTCGCTTATCACTCAAAACGTTTCTCCCGATTTACCTCAAGATAGAACCGACACCAAAATAATCTTATCCGTCAATCAGCGCCTCACGCAGATAACCGTTGTGCTGTTTCAGGCGCTCACGCGCCGCTTCCACATCAATATTCGCCAGAAGCATCAGAATCGCAGGCTTCACTTCATTATCCGCCTGCACCAGCGCCTGCCGCGCCCTTTCCCGCTCGGCCCCCGTCGCTTCAACAACAATGCGGCAAGCCCGGTCCAACAGTTTCACGTTGGTTGCCTTCACATCAACCATCAAATTCTGGTACACCTTCCCCAGCTTAACCATTACGCCGGTAGAAATCATATTCAGGATGAGTTTTTGCGCGGTTCCTGATTTCAGCCGCGTCGAGCCCGTTAACGCTTCCGGGCCAACCACCGGAGAAATCGCCACCTGTGCCTCCTGTGCGATAGGCGAATGTGGATTGCAGGAAATCGCCGCCGTCCGGCAACCTACGCCACGCGCATAGCGCAGCGCGCCAATCACATACGGCGTCCGCCCTGATGCCGCAAGGCCAATCACCATATCCGCAGCGGTTAAATCCAGCGCTTTCAAATCCGCTTCACCGAGTGCGGGATCGTCTTCCGCACCTTCAACCGCTTTCAGCAGCGCGCCCGGTCCACCCGCGATCAGGCCAATAACCAGCCCGTGCGGTACGCCAAACGTCGGCGGACATTCCGAGGCATCCAGCACGCCCAAACGGCCGCTGGTCCCCGCACCCAGATAGATTAGCCGCCCACCTTCTTTCAGTGATGCCGTCGCCAGATCGACAGCCTCGGCAATGGCGGGCAAAACCTGCGCAATCGCTTCAGGCACTTTCCGGTCTTCCTGATTAAACGCATGCATCATCTCCAGCGTAGAGAGCTGATCCAAGGCCATCGTTGCCGGATTTCTTGTTTCGGAAACCAGCTTCCCTAAATTAAGATTCTCGCCATCCATCACATCTGAACGCATTCCGCTACCCCATGCTTTGTGTCAGCGTTTTACACGCTCATGACAAACAACCATTGTCACCACTATACCCGTCATACTTCAAGTTGCATGTGCGTTGGCTGCATTCAAATACTCGGCCCGTCGTGGCATCGCCCTAAAGGGCTAACGCTTCGCGTTGTTCAAAACGTTAACGTGTTGTCCTGAAACTCGAATTATTTAGGGTATATATGCTTTTGGGAGCTTTGAAAGTACGCTATTCTGCATCGAATTCACTCTCCATATTTATCTCGCAAGGTAAACAGAGAAACCTCAGTGCGGCTCCCCGGGTTCAGACTCTCCAGTTACAAGCTCTTCTTTATTAGCTGTCTGCTGTTTCTGCTGGCGGGTTCCCTACGTGCAGACTGGGATTTTATTACCATTAATCAGCGAACCGAGCAGCTTTATGGCCCGGCAACGCCCGATGCTCGCCGCCGAATAGATGAATGGCAGACGCTACTGGTCAATTCCCGTAATAAAGAGGAAAAGGCGCTGCTGAGCAGCGTGAACCAATTCTTCAATGACCGTATGCTGTTTCGCGATGATATCGTCGTCTGGAATCAGGAAGATTATTGGGCAACCCCGATTGAGGCACTGCGTAAAGGTGCTGGGGACTGTGAAGATTATGCGCTCGCCAAGTATTTTACGCTGCGCCATTTAGGCGTCCCGGCGGATAAATTGCGTATTACCTATGTTAAAGCCCTGCGTCTGAATAAGGCGCATATGGTGGTTACCTATTATCCCACGCCCACCTCAATTCCACTGGTGTTGGATAATCTGACTGACAAGATCCAACCGGCGACAGAGCGCAATGATTTAGTTCCGGTGTACGCCTTTAATGGCGGTGGGCTCTGGCTGCCCGGAGCCAGCGGCAGCAACAAACGCGTAGGTGACAGTAAACGACTTTCACGCTGGCAGGATGTATTAACCAAAATGCGTGCCGAAGGGTTTTCAATTGAGGAGTAAGGGTAGGCTATGTCTCTATACAAACAATTACTGATAGCCATCTGCCTGTTTGTGCTAATTATTTTCAGCGGGAGCTTTTTCGTCAGCCTGGAAAATTCGCGTGAACAGTACAATAACCAGCTTCACTCTCACGCGCAGGATGCCGCCACCGCGCTTGGGCTTTCCCTTACGCCGAATATCGATGACCCTGCAATGGTGGAACTGATGGTCAGCTCGATTTTCGACAGCGGCTATTTTTCCAGTATTCGCGTGCGAGATTTAAAAACCGGCAACGTCACGCTGGAGCGTACCGCTTCGCCGGATATCCCTGACGTACCGGCCTGGTTTGTCCGGTTAGTGAACCTGCAACCCGGTGCAGGCGAAGCCATCGTGATGCGCGGCTGGGAACAGGCGGCAAAAGTTGAAGTCATCAGCCACCCGATGTTCGCGGTGACCCGCCTGTGGCGCAGTAGTACAGCATCTTTCCTGTGGCTGCTCGGCTGTGGCACGCTGGGCGTGTTTATCGGCGCGCTGTTCCTGCGCCGCCAGCTACGTCCGCTCGATTATATCGTCGATCAGTCGCTGGCGATTACCCGCCGTGAATTCCTTAGCCAGCCGGATTTACCCAATACGCCGGAATTCCGTCGCGTCGCACAGGCGATGAATCTGATGGTCAGCAAGCTCAAGACGCTGTTTGAAGAAGAGGCAGAACGAAGCGAGCGCTTACGTCAGGAAGCCTATCAGGATCCACAAACCGGATTAAATAATCGGCGCGCGTTTGACATGCAGTTCAACGATAAGCTGGCTGATGAGGAAACGGCACCCGGCTTCCTTATTATGATTCGCGTTCAGGATCTGGCGGGGATGAACCAGAGGCTGGGCGGCCAGCGTACCGATGCGCTGCTAGCCTCTGTCGGGCATATTCTGCGTAACACGCAAAAGCAGCATACCAATGCGGAAAGTCTTCTGGCACGTATCCGTGGGGGGGAATTTGCGCTGTTCTGCCCGGGGCTGGTCGATAAAGAAGCCTATGCGCTGATTGGCGAACTAACGCGTAATATCGAAACGTTGCATCTGACAGGCGAAACCGACGTTTCCCCTGTCGCCCAATTCGGCATGGTGCCTTTCCGCCCCGGCGACACCGCACAATCGCTGTTTATCCAGGGCGATCAGGCGCTCACGAGAGCCGAAAGCAATACCGATACCAGCGCCCCTCACGAGATTCCGTCCGTCAGTGCCGAACAGGTCGAAACCGATCGCCATAGATGGTTTAACCTGCTCGACCCTATCCTTGAACAGGAACGTTTGCAGCTTTTCCTGCAACCCGTCGTAGCGTGTGACGACCCCAGTCAGGTGCTGCATCACAAGGTGCTGGCTCGTATTCAGGATGAACAAGGAAACAGTATCGCCGCGGGCCGTTTCCTGCCGTGGATCCAGCGCTTCGGCTGGGATACGCGTCTGGACCAGACGATGCTGCGCGAAGTGCTGGACTACCTTCGCCAGCACGACGGCAATCTGGCGCTGAGCCTGTCCGGCACTACCGTCCTGAATCTTCATCTGCTCGCCGATCTGCTTGCTCCGCTAAAACATCAGCCGGATGTCGCCAGCCGACTGATTCTGGAGCTGGATGAAAACCAACTGCCAGACAGCGCCAAACTGGAAGCCTTAATCAAGCTATTGAATGAACATGGCTGTGCGCTGGGGCTACAGCATTTTGGCGGGCGCTTTAATATGATCGGCAACTTGTCCCAATGGGGGCTGGCTTATCTGAAAGTCGATGGCAGCTACATCCGTAATATCGATCAGGAAGACGATAAGCAAATGTTTATCGAAGCGTTGTATCGCGCCACCAACAGTATTGCCCTGCCGCTTATCGCCGAACGTGTTGAAACCGCAGGTGAGCTGAAAGTGCTTCAGGAGATGGGATTACAGGGCGCGATGGGACGGTTGCTGGGTGAACCGGTGCCAGCGGTCAGAGTCTGATGCCACCTCGTTTGGGTTAACGGTGTATTAACGACCCCGGCTTCTCGCTACGATATGGAGAAGCCGGAAATACCTGAACAGAACGCTAAGACATTATTTCTTAAAAAACATTATTTCTTCAAAACATGGTCTCTTCGTCGTCACCAATCAGCTTGTTCAATCCGCCATTCAGCGCTTCACGCGCCTGCGCACGGTTGATTAACTTCAGCTGTGCCGCCTGAGGGAAATCGGTAATGCTGACCACACCTTTCTGAATCAACACCTGAATTAAATCCTCCAGCACGCGCACCATTTCCAGATCGCTTTGCCGTAGCTGCTGCAAACTGGACATCGCCGCCTGATGGCTGCGAAACCAGGCCTGCGCCTCGCGTGAATCATCCGGCAACTCGCCATTCATTTCAGGAAAAGGACTCTTTTCTACCTTCATCAAGTGGCCATCACTGTCGCGCTGGATATAAAACATTCTCGGAGACCTTTTAAGTTTTTGATAAAGAAAGGAGCCGGGCAGGCTCCCCCTTTTCGTCAGCTAGACTGTTCTGGCTTGCTGACCAGACTTTCAAGCGACGGCAATGCACCGTTATAGTGTTCCAACGTAATCGACACTGCAACCGTTCCGCCTTTATCCGCCGTAAAGTTCCCCGCCGTGCTAACCTCAATCGTCGGTGAACCATGATTGTCGGTGATACGAATATAGCGACTAATATCGGTTCCTTCCTCCAGTTCGCCCACCAGATCGCTGAGATCAATCCGGTCGCCCTCTTTGGCGTTAAAGTCTTTGATCACATCGTTACCGATATCACCAGCCTGCCACTTAAAGATATCAGCACCCGCGCCG
Proteins encoded in this region:
- the lapG gene encoding cysteine protease LapG codes for the protein MRLPGFRLSSYKLFFISCLLFLLAGSLRADWDFITINQRTEQLYGPATPDARRRIDEWQTLLVNSRNKEEKALLSSVNQFFNDRMLFRDDIVVWNQEDYWATPIEALRKGAGDCEDYALAKYFTLRHLGVPADKLRITYVKALRLNKAHMVVTYYPTPTSIPLVLDNLTDKIQPATERNDLVPVYAFNGGGLWLPGASGSNKRVGDSKRLSRWQDVLTKMRAEGFSIEE
- the murQ gene encoding N-acetylmuramic acid 6-phosphate etherase, which encodes MRSDVMDGENLNLGKLVSETRNPATMALDQLSTLEMMHAFNQEDRKVPEAIAQVLPAIAEAVDLATASLKEGGRLIYLGAGTSGRLGVLDASECPPTFGVPHGLVIGLIAGGPGALLKAVEGAEDDPALGEADLKALDLTAADMVIGLAASGRTPYVIGALRYARGVGCRTAAISCNPHSPIAQEAQVAISPVVGPEALTGSTRLKSGTAQKLILNMISTGVMVKLGKVYQNLMVDVKATNVKLLDRACRIVVEATGAERERARQALVQADNEVKPAILMLLANIDVEAARERLKQHNGYLREALIDG
- the lapD gene encoding cyclic di-GMP receptor LapD: MSLYKQLLIAICLFVLIIFSGSFFVSLENSREQYNNQLHSHAQDAATALGLSLTPNIDDPAMVELMVSSIFDSGYFSSIRVRDLKTGNVTLERTASPDIPDVPAWFVRLVNLQPGAGEAIVMRGWEQAAKVEVISHPMFAVTRLWRSSTASFLWLLGCGTLGVFIGALFLRRQLRPLDYIVDQSLAITRREFLSQPDLPNTPEFRRVAQAMNLMVSKLKTLFEEEAERSERLRQEAYQDPQTGLNNRRAFDMQFNDKLADEETAPGFLIMIRVQDLAGMNQRLGGQRTDALLASVGHILRNTQKQHTNAESLLARIRGGEFALFCPGLVDKEAYALIGELTRNIETLHLTGETDVSPVAQFGMVPFRPGDTAQSLFIQGDQALTRAESNTDTSAPHEIPSVSAEQVETDRHRWFNLLDPILEQERLQLFLQPVVACDDPSQVLHHKVLARIQDEQGNSIAAGRFLPWIQRFGWDTRLDQTMLREVLDYLRQHDGNLALSLSGTTVLNLHLLADLLAPLKHQPDVASRLILELDENQLPDSAKLEALIKLLNEHGCALGLQHFGGRFNMIGNLSQWGLAYLKVDGSYIRNIDQEDDKQMFIEALYRATNSIALPLIAERVETAGELKVLQEMGLQGAMGRLLGEPVPAVRV
- the yfhb gene encoding phosphatidylglycerophosphatase C; translated protein: MSDKREQRIVFFDLDGTLHQQDMFGSFLRFLLRRLPLNLVLVIPLLPIIGLGLLIRGRAARRPMSWLLWAITFGRDEDELVQLEKQFVCEFRDDVIPFPQVQQRLKTYLEDSDAQVWLVTGSPQRLVEQVYYDSPFLPGVRLMGSQITRRYGGWVLTLRCLGHEKVVQMEQRLGAPLKLYSGYSDSKQDNPLLYFCEHRWRVTPEGSLQQLE
- the mltF gene encoding membrane-bound lytic murein transglycosylase MltF, which gives rise to MTYKKTAVTDRQATRPPRDNYLKPLKLNYFFIGIITLLLALALWPSIPWRSSQDVQLRQILSRGELRISTVNSPLTYAMSNGSPTGLDYELAKRFADYLGVKLVVSSRKNLDELFDDLDGDDADLLAAGLIYNHERLERFRAGPTYYSISQQMVYRLGSPRPKTLDKLQGRLVVTSGSAHAATLRDLKAEKYPQLSWESASDQSTQELLKQVADGKLDYTLGDSVTIGLMQRIHPQLAVAFDLSDEEPVTWYMRRSHDDSLSAALLDFFSQIVEDGTLARLEEKYLGHVGEFDYVDTTTFLSAIDDTLPDLRPLFEKYATDIDWKLLAAISYQESHWNPLATSPTGVRGLMMLTRNTAESLNVTDRVDPEQSIRGGAQYMSHMMQKMPDTIPEDEKIWFALASYNMGYAHLLDARKLTEKQKGNPDSWVDVKMRLPMLSQKRYYTQTTYGYARGHEAYNYVENIRRYMVSLEGYLIEKEAKAQQQTQIAQGYPAVPVSKVPE
- the tadA gene encoding tRNA adenosine(34) deaminase TadA, encoding MSNVSNDEYWMRHALTLAQRAQDEGEVPVGAVLVLDNEAIGEGWNRPIGHHDPTAHAEIMALRQGGKVLQNYRLLDTTLYVTLEPCIMCAGAMIHSRIGRLVYGASDEKTGAAGSLVDILRHPGMNHQIMIESGILADECSATLSAFFRLRREQHKARRAAEKNEKNAAQE